The sequence AATTAGTTTACATTATCTTGCatatgagactttttttttttggtttttttaaacgTGACTCGACCCCAATCAACATGGTCGCCTTGTAAGTTTATGTGTGAATCCAATTAATGACTGGCAGTGCTCCCCCACAGCTGTGGTAATGTGTGTAGATTGGTGTTATGAGCAGGGCGTGAAAGGTCTGCCCAGCACCAGCTCTTTAAATGACTGGCCTCTTGTTCTGGTAGATGGATGGAAATCTTGTGATATTAATGATCactccccccccgccccccatcgacctgtcactgtgtgaaatgaACAAAGCAGCCTTCAGCCTCCAACAACAGCTAACGGGGCCCGAGCTGGCCTGTCTGCCATTTGTCATCACTCACCCCACCTGTGGACCCCCTCTGAACACATGCTGAGCGTGTCTGTCGATATATACACAATGTTCACTTCAGTGATTTGAAAAATATGTGCTTGTTAATGGACTATCATTCATCCTCAGTTATTTCTGGACAGGTTTCTTTCCATGTTGCTAGCATTTTTGAATGAACACCAAAACAAGCAAGTGTGTTTGCAGGAGCTTAAATAAGATAAGACAAGTAATGGACTGCTTTAAATCAAACATGATTCAGAAATGTAGGCTTGACCTACATGTCAAGCTGAATCTGTTAATACATCTCAGGATAATAGAGATTATCCAGAGAAAAAAGTACCAATGAGGGCTTCATGGGCgctaaaacaataacaatagttGTCATAATAGAATCTTCTAGCATTATAAGAAAAGTTCTCTATATAATGCTTATGCATTGTGGTAGCACACTTTGAGACATGTAATTGCTTTGAATGGATTACCTCAGATGTTGCTTTGTGCCCATTAAGAAATGTTAATTATATTCTCTTAACTTTCACCCAGAAGCAAAAATCActctttatttatgtacaataattcatgtattttatatttatatttatgttgacAAGCCATCCATGGTGTTTGAATGGATCTTGCTTCATCTTGCTTCGTATCTTGCACGATTTATAAATGTAGGTTTGAAACCTGTTTCTTATGTCAACCGAAATGCAGCTGAATGAATGTCACTGTTCCGGGTGTTTCTTCTACagcctctgtctctcacagtccAATTCATATTCATGGAATGGTCCTGAGCGAGAGTGTGGTAGATGCAGGCTTACACATTACCTACGGTGCTGCTCTGAGGTCAAGTCCCACGCAATTCCGTGAACCATTTACGAGTCTGGTCAGTTAGCCATCACCCTGAGTCACAGCGTCTCGCTGGTATAAATGAATGCAACAAGTGGCTGTAAGCAACATGTCAGAATTGAAAAATGGTTAATATTTTGCCTGAAATGTTAGTTTTTCAGTGTGGCTTGCATGCAATGAGGTGGCATAATTAGTAAAAACTGCGACTGGAGctgctgttttttctctttttctattAGGTAGAGTGGACTTATTTTTGGCGTGTGTTCTATAAAAACCTGAACCACTCCCTGCATGTGTGTATCCGTATAGGTATTTGTGTAATATGGCACCTAGGTGCTGTGTTTTGTCACTGTAGTTCAAGTAAATGACATACTCTGAAGATGAGGTCGATTTTGACCTTTGAAGAACCTAGCTTCAGGTTTTGGGCAGTGGAAGTGgatgatttcttctttttaattgctcttgtgtgatgttttcattcatgtttaaaaCTGAATGCAAGGGTATTCTACCTGTTTATGCACCATGGATTCAAACAGAATTGTTCTGGTGGAGTGGGCACTCCCTGTTCCTCTCAACACCCTCTGTCGCTTCGCACAAACTCTCTACATTCTGCGATCCGCCGCCAAATGGAGCAGGGCGGAAGCGCCTTTGATGTACATGGGTAGTCTGTCTGTTTGAGCCCGGCGTTTTACAGCCGCCTTGTCAAAATTGTTGATTCACCATCACTTTTGCAGACGTAGAGCAGTTCTGAAATGGGTGTCACACAAGTACCAATGGTTTGCTGTTTAAACACGGAGCTCTGTTGCACGGCTGTCTCTCATTACAGCTGCGTTGACCTGTTTGAGATGCAagactttctgtctgtctgcactctGAGGCACCTGTATTAATAGAAGAACTCGCGTCCTCTCGCTGGAGCACTTGAACAAAATATGGCGTACGTCTTGTCTTACATTGTTGACAAAGACGAACATATTGATATCACATGGGTAAGAGTAAGAACACTAAAGAAGAGATGAAAGACCAGAAGTATGCTGTATGCTGAGAACATGAGCTCTTCTTTATGGGGTGACAACTTTACCGGCTAGTCCTCTTCAAGGTTTACTCTACATTATAGCTTTTATCAGCTGTTATGATGCATTAGCCAAATCTGGACAAGTCCACTGGGATTCATGTGTCCATTTTCATCACTCGTACCATGTGCAGCATTTTCTACGGCAGAGCCAAGTTAGGCAGAAAGAGCATTTTATCCCCACAGCAGCAAAGTTATCTGGCTCTTTTGAGCTATTGATGCTTAGCGCTGGACATTAATCtactctactactactactactatgaaaaaaaaaaagctttgaagaAAGTGTCCATTCAAGTGTCACAGATgggaaagaaattaaattaattaatacattctACACAGTTCGCTATCTGTTCTAGTCCAAGATCAAAGCAAACCAATTGAGCTTATTATACCTAATATGTTTTCCTGTGATAAACAGTCTGGCTAAGGGAGTAATCCCAtcaaggaagagagagagattaaaaaaaagaggaagcatCAGATATATCACTCAGCGCAGATGGTTGGCAAGGCTACCGTGAAATATCAGCATTATTATGGGATTGGTAATCTCGTTTCTTGGGCCTGAGTGGAAAggcagaccttttttttttttttttgcacctcaTGGTTTTTCTTCTAGAATCAGGCACAGACACGGAGACAGACACGGCGGTCCTCTGATACTGAGAGTCCATCTGCTTCAGAGGGCTCAGGTAACTtcttgtctgtctttttttctgtggaaTTTCTGAGTAGCTTGATGTATTTGACAAGTGTGTGACAGCCCTGGATGTGTGCATTTGGGGTTGAGGCATCATGCTCACTACCCcggctgtgtgttttttaggaaaggtgtgtgtctgtgtgtgtatgtctggcagcctcacacaaacacacacacacacacacagttacactcCCACACACTCCATTCAGTATTGTGCTTGTGTTTAAAGTAGTGCCATGCACTTTCTGAATAAAGCAGACTGTAATGATCTCTTATTTACTGCATGTGCACACTGCTACAGTAGATGGGTGCCAGGATACAGACTCACAGCAGctcacagataaacacacacacacacacagatgcatgcACATACAACCGCAGCCCAGAGCCTCACCTTGATATCTTGAGCTTCTGTCATAAGTTAGAATTTGACACCAATGAATGTGTGTCAGGTTGTCAATTTTCTCCAACTGCCTTTGAATGCAGTCTGGTCATGAATAgtgcatgttgttttgttttttagagtCCAACTGTCTGTAAGTCTATTTTTTGGTTTCAGAATAACTCAAAAGGCCTGTACACTCATGTGCATCTTTTAAGAGAACTTTCGGcaggtgttgtgttgtttagcCTTAGGTAAAGATTCAGCCCTGAAGGTAAATCCACCAAACTGCCTCAGATGTGATACCCTCCCATTTCTCTTGCCTCCTTTATTTGGATCGGTTTTGGTCTGTCCTGTCTTTAATGCACATACTTTCACCACTTGCCCTCGTTTTGATCCAGCCCCCTTTTGAGTCAGGACACACATCTTTATATACCTGCATGTCTGTGCTATTAAGCAGACGTATTATTTCAACCTAAAACGTAGGACATATTTTAGCAGCTGCTTTCCATAAACCCTGTGGTGTGCCACATGAGGTCTGCGGCGTTATTAGGGCAGAAGAAATGTGAGATATTTGTTGTAAATGTCTTCGAAATATACACAGTACTGGTTCCGCTTCAACTGTCCCATCCACCAGGCAGTAAATCCACAGGCCATTGTCCAAGACAGATGTAAAAAGACAGTGGCATGTTAGTGACATTCATTTCTCCTTCTTCAGGTTCTGAGAGACCATGAagaggttttgtgtgtgtttgcatgtgtgtgatcaTGCACTTCCATTCATGAAAGCACATCCATGAGGGAAGAAGGGGGCAATGTGGGGGAACAGGTGTGAAATTTATTTGAGAATACAGGTTTTATACCCGTTGCCATTGGGATTTACAGGTAAGAGTGGAATGTGGCCCAGTGAAAGGCAGAGTTTTATTGGAGAAGCTCTGTATGGatgtatataatgtttataCAGTCGTGAGGATCCCCACAGCAGCCATCACAAAAATCATAAAACTGTTGTGAAAAGCCACTCGTTACCAGGTTTATATGATATCAAGGTCACTTTTTCAGAATGTTTAGATTTATAGAAGCCaggaatgttgtttttgttattattgcaGTTTCTTGTAGTCATTTCGGGCTATTATTGTTCACATTACACTACTGCTGGGACTGTTTGCAGTTCCTTAATAACATGTTTGACGCAAGTTGTTTTCAGGTCTGCAAATGCTGCTGCCTTTCCCTccaactttgtgttttcattacccTGATTGAAGTGCCAAAGCGTAAGAAGCATTAGAACCTGACTGTGGAAAATAACAAGTCCTGTAATGGATAATGTTTTGTGCAGACGGCaacattttaatgtattaaCATATGTAGGCTAAAGTGAGTTGAGGCCTTGGCAAAAACCTTGGAATTTTGTGGTTTTTACACCTCAGCACTTACGTTTTAGAAGGAGAAGGTTGTAagtttttctttgtaatttgTACCTCACGCCAAGTCCTTCCTCAGGATTCTATTAGGTCACTGTCAGTGTTAgtatgtagaaaaaaaaacacagggtaGATAAATGCAGTAAATTACAACTGCTGATTATGTGACTACATTTCATTATGATCTGTTCCACAGAGGCGGAAGTTACTTCAGGAGTTAGGAGACCAGAAGATTCCCTTCCTGGGACCTTCAGAACGAGGCTTTCAGCAGCTGGTGAGTCAGCCTCAGTTTGACTTGATAACTGTGCTTAGTAGGTTTTATAAAGTTTTACATGTGTTATGTTTCATAATTGATATTTGTCAGCATCATCACGATAAAAAGTCATCTTTGTTTCCCAGTGGGACTCCAGCTACTCTGGCCTTGTTCTAAGGAGATCCTGCTCGCTGCCTGCTGAGCTCCATGGCAGGGTACAGGCAGCTCTGCTCACACTGAGAAGCAAGGGCTGTCTTCTGAAGGATCTGGTTCGTGTTCGAGACCGAGATGTGTTCACCGCCGTGTCACGGGCTCTTGTGGGGGAGCCCGGCCACACCTACCGCTATCTGGACACGCGGCTCTTTGCCATCCCTTGGCACAGTGAGGACGCTGAGGTCAAAGGACTGAACTGTTGCGACCCCGACTTGAGAGCTGCATGCAAAGCATTGTGGGAGCTTAACACCTTCTTCTGCTCTGATGTGTCTGATCTGAAGGAAGGGGACAGGCTCACGCAATGTTTGAAGGCGGAGGTCGAGGCCACACAGGGTAAAGAGGGGGACACGGAGTCTAAACACAGTGAAGACTCAAAGAACAGTGAAGGAGGTGACTCGGAatccagacaaagtgaggagggGGACACGGAGTCCAAGCACAGCGAGGAGTGGGACACTGAGtcaaaacacagtgaagaagGGTGTGCAGGGTCAAAACAAGAAGGAGACTGGGAGACTGAGTCCAGACACAGCAGTGAGGAGGGCGAGTCCTCCCAGGTCAAACCAGGTGGAGCCAGTGTCTCACAACAGAGTGAAGGGAAAGTCCCTACCTGGGCATTGAAGCCCATCACTGGCACAGAGGCTGACCCAGTGGGACTAGGGGCCCGTGGGAAATCTGCGGCCAAGCTAAAGTTCAGCGTGTCAGATGACCACATAGAAGACAAGGAGGATCAGGAAAGTGTGCAGGGCTGTTCCCAGCCCAGTCCACCACAGGTATGCACTGGTCTGGACAAGTTCAATGTCACCCTACTCAACTACATGGATCCAGCAGCTATGAGCCAGCTGAAAGAGGAGCCATACTACGGAATGGGCAAAATGGCAGTGGGGTGGCACCACGATGAGAACCTTATCACTCATTCACCGGTGGCTGTTTATAGCTATAGCTGTCATGATGACAAAGGTAAGGGTTAGAGCTAAACACATGGTTTGAACCATAGGGTTGAACATTATAGTATCTGTTGTCTAACACTTTGAACCTACAATGACAGCACAACATTAGTTGTACAGTCTGTGggattttgtttgtgaaattgAGATTCCTTTTTCTTCAtcacttcagtttccagtcaacTTATCTCTGTGGCTTTTTAGTGGATCAGATGCAGCTAACCTTGTGCATTATGGCCCTAGCAGCACTGTAGCAGCTGTAGACATGGCCTCTGGTGAGGCAACCATCAGATTCCTCTATGTGATAGTGTCAGAGCGTTATCAAATGTCATCACTGCCTTGCTGCTGACAGCCTTATCGCCGCGCGTGCGTCGGGAGATCACAGACATTTGGATGTGAGCTCTTAACACACGGTCAATGGTGCAGTCTAACAAACGGGACTTATCACACATGCTGCATCTCATCTAAATCATTTCCCCAAGACATGATCGATGTGCAATTATCTGATATGGAATAATGAGCCATGCTTTGAAAAGTGCTCCTGACTGTACTGCTTGGATATTAATGTCTCCTAATTATAGAGGGCACTATCTTTCAAGAGCTGATCGTGGTGGCTGATTGTGTTCAGAGAGAATTTCAGTCACAGAGGAAGTTTGCTTTCTAGAGTATATGCAAAACAGTGAGAGGTGAGAGCACCATCATGTCAAAAGTGTCTGGTTTAAATTAAGGTCagtgttatttatattatattatattatatatatatatatatatatatatatatgtgtatatatatgtgtatatatgtatatatatatatgtatatatatgtatatatatatatgtgtatatatatatatatatgtgtatatatgtatatatgtatatatatatgtgtatatatgtgtatatatatatatatatatgtgtgtatatatacatatatacatatatatatgtagtttaCATTAGAAAACGAAACACcatctatttttttcttgtaaaatcAATGCTCAGAACACTCCACTAAATAATCTGTTAATAAGCTATCAATCCGAATTAGtagattttaaattaaagttctAATGCAGCTCATTAGAGGATAAGATCTATAAGATGTGGAACTTTACTTTTTATCCTGACAATAACCAGTAAAGTAAAGATCCCCAgttgaatttttgtttttcatacatAAATTACTGTGAAATCATGCAGGTTAGTTTCACTCTAAATCTTCCCCTCGGGAATCCGCACTCCCCTGCTGTGGCTGTAGACCCGCCACCACTCTGAGAACCACCACTGTAGTGTTAGAGGTGAGAGCTCAACACAGCCAGCATGTGTGTCGTGAAAATTAAATTTTACTGTATTACACAGGTGTAGTGCCAACTACTCCGACATCCCGACACGTTTTACAGCTGCACTTTCTTCACCGGCGTTTCTTAACCAGAAACACCTGCTCTAGAGGTCTGCTGCGATGATTTGTTCTAAGCCATTTCAACTCTGACCCTGTGAACATGAGCTTCAAACACTGTGCTGTAACATGTTGCCTTGCTTAGCAGCTGTGTCTTTTCTAGTTGTGAGTGACCCCACAGCTCCAGACTTAAGAGAGGAAAGTCTGAGCACAGTGCCATAGAGATATATTCCAGTCGCTGGCTCTGAGGGCTCCCAGAGGCAGCTATAATGAAATTGTTACCTTGAGGAATGTTGCACTTttggagaagaaagaaacacactgCATTAGGTATCTTAGATTTACACACACTAGATGTGTAGCTTGACACCCAAGAGAggctttttccctcttttttcctcAGCCTCACCttctacttttctttcttcagcCAGAAAAATGTTCTGAGCTGTGTTTTTCCTCCGCTGTGCTGATTCAAAGGAATCTGTTACAACTGAGTGTTTTCCAGCTCAGGATGATCTTCCACCATTCCTGAAGCCTTGGGGAGTGCTGTCATTAGCTCTCAGAGCACAATGGCTAGAAATTAAGTTACTATTTATCCGTGCTGAGCAAAGGAAAAGGCAGCTGTGGGGTAGAGAGGCCCAAAAAGACTTTAGTATTGATTTTGCTGAGGGGTGTTGGCCAGCCAAGCCAAATCTTGTTTTCTTCGTGTGCCATGTAACAatggaagaagagagaagaataGGGGAGGTGGTTACATTATCGCTGGATTCCTGCTGTCTAATAACACACTCTTGCACACACTAAATACCATCAAGGGCTTTTATCCATCTATTTCCTCTTGCACAGCATAAGGTAGCATAAAGATCCTGTGCTAACAGCCAATAATCTCACACCAACACATTatttcctctgctctgccttTAAGTGATTTGTAATTTCTGGATAGAGAGGCACCTGACATCCATTGTTTGGGTGGTTGGTTTGTTGGATTTAATCATTGACTTCCTTGCTTCTCACAGtggtattcttcttctttttttttttttttaatgaatatgaCCATTTGTTTTTGGCCACAACTTTGTCAATGAATGTTGTATCATGCTTTGGGACTGACATGACTCAGATTTCAATTAATGATATCAACAGTTTtccatttaatgtttttgatttCTCTTGCAGATGTGGAAAACGAGTTTGTATGTATTATATGTTTGAAGCTGTCCTGTGTAACATTGTCTATTACGTGCAAGCAGTTGATAtattagttcacacaatgctgattaagccgtCACaaccctctctgtctttctcagtgTTGCAGTGTTTTGAATCTCTTATCGCACGGTCACATTTCCATGCTGTGAACAGGGAGTGATTGATTTTTACTTCAAGACTGACGAAGCCAAGGAGGGAGCGCAGCAGCAACGTACCATGTAGGAGTGAAAACGCTAAGAGCTCGTGTGAAAAGTGTATTCCACATGTTGAGCAGCATGATGGGATAAATGCACCGAGCAACTGGATAGCAGAGGGGTTTTGGTGATGTGATATTAAGGCGTACGTGATGGAGAGGCActggcagtgttttggtaattagaATTTCTCAGGAGGCCAACAAAAGTTTCACATTGGAGCTTTAAGCATGATGAACTTTTATACCCAGTTTTAAGGCGCGCTGAATGAACCTATTAACCCACTGCCTGGAACGTGAATgccaacataaaatgtaaatatcccAGTGAGTTttgctgtgtgtgactgacaggtggAAGCGGTGAGGGCGGCAGCGGGCAGAAGGCGTGCTGGAGGGTTGGGCTGAAGGTAGCCTGGGACATCCACACACCTGGCCTAGTACTGCCATTGGAGTCTGGAGACTGCTATTACATGAGAGGTACTAAATTTtgctgtgcatgtaaacaccGGCGCTCAGTCAACTTAACCACTTTAATCACCATGTCTGACTGTGGAGGaagcaacctttttttttttttgtaaacctgtgtttttgtgcttattGTACTCTGTTCCAAATGACCCATGGCAACAGGATGCACTTCAGTCATTCTAATGCTCTCTTCTTCTAACCATCTCTGAAGGAACaggcatgtttgtgtgtgtgtgtgtgtgtgagtgcgtgtaaGTGGGGTTACTTGGCCTGAGCTTTAAGGTTTCATAAAATCGTGTGCATTAGCGTGGTTACCAaaaccaaatgttattttttgacGTCCTGTGACCCAGTGCTGATTATGTCTCTTTAGAGAGGACAGACTGTGAGCCACAGGGTGTAAATCAAAGCTTAATGCTTTTGGCTGTAGCAGAGTCCTCCACCCTTTTTAACCTTTTTGCCCTTTGTTGCTTTGTCAAATTCAATGAATGTGAGGACATGTATCTACATCACAGCAGAAGCATGTGTATTGTAATAAGTTAGGACTCTAgttggatggatgatggatttTTCAAAGAGATCTATCTcattgtaatataataataactgcaAACTCTCAATCCCTTCATCTGAAACAAGGAATGTCAAGGCACCTGCTCGGTTCCGACTTTTATTCTCCAATTTGATTTGTCCTAA is a genomic window of Solea senegalensis isolate Sse05_10M linkage group LG7, IFAPA_SoseM_1, whole genome shotgun sequence containing:
- the fto gene encoding alpha-ketoglutarate-dependent dioxygenase FTO, with product MYPPTANKTGQVGHCLPKHDKTRGCLRLRPLPTCKRRAEPLTAALQRPASPPVTARQCKHNSRNMKRSGDSEGEKRRKRRKLLQELGDQKIPFLGPSERGFQQLWDSSYSGLVLRRSCSLPAELHGRVQAALLTLRSKGCLLKDLVRVRDRDVFTAVSRALVGEPGHTYRYLDTRLFAIPWHSEDAEVKGLNCCDPDLRAACKALWELNTFFCSDVSDLKEGDRLTQCLKAEVEATQGKEGDTESKHSEDSKNSEGGDSESRQSEEGDTESKHSEEWDTESKHSEEGCAGSKQEGDWETESRHSSEEGESSQVKPGGASVSQQSEGKVPTWALKPITGTEADPVGLGARGKSAAKLKFSVSDDHIEDKEDQESVQGCSQPSPPQVCTGLDKFNVTLLNYMDPAAMSQLKEEPYYGMGKMAVGWHHDENLITHSPVAVYSYSCHDDKGGSGEGGSGQKACWRVGLKVAWDIHTPGLVLPLESGDCYYMRDDLNSTHQHCVLSGDNARFSSTHRMAECSRGTLTYIQSRCQEALSNLHTDPETGSHSLLALLPTTLQHCEEIHNEVEFEWLRQYWFQGQRYARFCSWWTRPMEQLEKDWRLMETMTMLFLASVEEEEGRAGEGRREMAETLLSALTDRHQQRQTWRDRCHSSLAQTLPPEEAPVDRPFWGTDDPNMPLPFDLADIINRVESLLWRM